The DNA sequence GGGTGTCAACTGCTCGCTGTTGTCCCACCAGTAAAAGTCTGTtctgtcccttcctcccttcttGGCTGATCTGCATGTGTATGGGGGCGCACAATAGCAGAATGCACTCTGTTGTCACATCCAGCAGTCCACACAGAGGGATTATTGTCTGACCGGCAGATGTCTGTGTAGCCACGCTGTGCCATCTGCCGCTTTCTGCCGCTTTCTGCAGGTGAGGCCAGACAGGGGAGGAGTTGAGGGTGTTTTGCGTGCCTAAGGGTCCGAAGTAGACTGGTTTGGGGAGAAGGGTGCAACTGCAGCCCACAATTCGGGGCATTCCTACATGTGGGCATTCCTGCCTCTACAGCAACCCCTCTTTATACTTATATTAGGCGTGGGGGCAACACCATGTgtttgctagctagcaagctagcacaTAGTGTCACTAACTAGCAAGCTGGTTATAGCACCCAGTGTGGCTCCATCCTCCCACCTGCTGTATTAGCGGGAGGTGGGGCCACCGGTCAACAGTGTACTTTGCCCCGCCTTTCCTGCAGTTCTGTTAACAATGGTGAGGGCAGGTGTTCGGCAGGTGGGAGCGAAGGACAGTGTCTAAAGGCAAAAAAACTCATATACTTAGATTTTCCTTTTGACCCACATTcaaaagtgtgtgtctgtgtggggggCTGCAGTTGCACACTGTTGGGTTTGGGGGTTTAAATAGGGGGCTGACTATCATCTGGTGCACTGCCAGCTGCTGTGGGCTATTGTTTACATGGTGTCTAGCAGGACACTGGTGAAACTTTTGTAAACACTTAATACAAAGAATAGCAGCCCTAAATTTGCTTTCATGAGGTTTATATTTGACCTCCACCTGCTTAAAAAAAAGAAACTGCATGAATGTCAATTAAGTCTTTATTGCGCTTTATTTAGAGCATCAATAAGCCACAATGGTAAAAGTTCCATTTGGTGGTCGAATATAATACAGAGACAATCACCTGCACAAAATCAGTCTTCTCTAAGGGCAAGAAAAATCACGAAGACAAACAAGCATACTGATTTCAGAGACTATCGATGTTTCATCAAACAACCAAGGAGTTGTCTTAAAGCAATGCTCTTTCAGCACATTCTTCATATTTCATGCGCTCTATTGTGCTATGAATAAAAGTATATAAGTATCActtcttttttttgtgtgtggaattttgacccctttttctccccaattttgtggtatccaattgtttagtagctactatcatCTCTCCCGAACCAGgaagggagttgtagcgatgagacaagaaggttgaaagtcatgcgtcctccgatacacaacccaaccaagccgcactgcttcttaacacagcgccatccaacccggaagccagccgcaccaatgtgtcggaggaaacaccgtgcacctggcaaccttggttagcgcgcactgcgcccggcccgccacaggagtcgctggtgcgcgatgagacaaggatttccctagcGGCCAaaacctccctaacccggacgacgctaggccaattgtgcgtagAAGTATCACTTCTATACTAAAAAGGGTGCTTCTTAAATTCATTTTGATGGGACTCATTATTTCATCAGGCACTTTTACATCTCTATTTCAGCTTCACAAAAGATTACCAATAACAATCTTACTTTGTTAGAGACATCATGACCAGCAGTCCAATGTTTCAGTATCTGTGTGTTACCACAACTGTTAATCTACAGAGGTTCCTGTGTTACATTCAcacaaaacatattttcactttcaTCCCAAAGTGCAATAAAACATTTGTAGCTGTATGACCCTGAGTGAATTTTCAATGGATTAAAGCAGGCTTACAAGGACCCACGTCCAGGCTGGTCACTTACTGAAGGACACATAACCTGGAGGAGTGCATCAGACTTCTGTAAGCTCGGAGGCCCTCTCTTTTAGGGTCCCGGACCAACCCTCCGACCACAGGCACAGTCTCAGCGCCACGCCTTTTCTGGGCACGGTGTAAGAGGATGCGGTAAAGTCCGGTGATGGGGCTGCGGCTGTCCTTGCCCTCATTGTTGCGTATGTGTTCCATGTTGACACCCAGCTCCTCCAGGGAGGccctgatctcctcctcctcctcatccagcTCCCCAGGCTCTGCATCCGCCAGGCGCAGAGGGTTGAGGGGGACCGGTGGCACCACAGTCCACGGGTATTCCACAGGAAGCAGCCAGTCACAACCCAGCATCTGGTCCACCGCATAGCGTTCCACTGGCAGAGGCTTCAGGATGCCCCGAATCAGCCGCTGGCATGGGCCTGGCAGCCAGGGTGGGAGGGTGTAGACTCCCTCTATAACAGCGAGCCTCAGCTTGCCCATGGTTTCGGCTCGGAAGGGCATGGTGCCAGTCAACATGAAGAAGAGCAGGACGCCCATGGCCCATACGTCCACTGGCGGCCCCACATAACACTCGTCCCTGAAGAGTTCAGGCGCGGCATAGGGGGGAGAGCCACAAAAGGTGTCCAGGGTGTCACTGCAGTTGGTGACCCTGGTGCTGAAGCCAAAGTCAGCCACCTTCACACAGCCATTACAGGTGTACAGTACATTCTCAGCCTTCAGGTCCCGGTGGATTATGTTTTTGTCGTGCTGCAaataaaaacaataaacatactgtatgaaATAATTTGATGATTGAAATTGACAAAAATAATATCTTTATATCAAGAATCTCTGTATTGGACTGTAATAAGACCTGGGATCACATGGCTGATTCTACAGTAGATGTGTATTCAATTGAATGTTACGGACCATGTGTTTGATGGCGGATAGGATTTGTGCGAAGGTGATCTTGGCCTCGGCTTCTGACAGCTTGCCATCGGAGcagatgtgtgtgtggaggtcCCCTCCCCCGGCATACTCCAGCACCAGGTAGAGTCGGCTGTGTGACTCCACCACCTCGTACAGACGCACCACATTGGCATGCTGCAGGGCCTCCATGCTGGAGATCTCCCTGGAGAGCAGCCTCTGGGCCTGAACATCCAGCCGCATCTTATCCAGCACCTTGATGGCCACCTTGTCTgggggagagaaggtgagaggtgTTGGATCACTTGAGACAGGTGTTTTTCTCAGTTCATTTTCAACATGCTTTACTGTGGTGGTTTCACAGTCACACTAACGAATTGCTATGCTGTTAGCATCATTGCATGGATGATGATACCAGCTGCACTGATTAATTATTGATTACATTTTGCACGGTCAGCAATGTGGCCCTTGCCTTTGGTGAGGGAGTGGAAGGCCATTTTGACGTGGGAGAAGGTTCCAGAGCCGATCTCACCTCGGACCTTGTAGAAGCCAATCCTACGGCCCACGATCAGCTCCTGGATGGTCTGCTCATCCTGACACATTTTGGTGGTGAGCTTCTCCAGAGGGCTGAGGCATGGTGGCGGggtatcctcctcctcatcctgccGACCCAATGAGCTGACTGACAGGCTATAGCGGCTGTGGAGAGTCCTCCTCCTGGTGGACACCTGGTACTGCCCCCCTGGCATCTTTACTACTGCTCAGGTCATGGCAGGTTATGGACTGTGGACAGGAAATAAATTATATACAGTCATCTTGAGAACCCAATAGTCAATAATATGATGGATTTCCTAGACAGTTACTATGAATGTAATTATATAtaggagagtggggtaagttgagcatttTTTCCAACATTCAGCATCATTCCGCCatgggaaatatagtattctttctaacaaaggtacagtatctacatatatttcaggatgttgtgtattcTTGGAAATAATCAGAAATCATGTAAACATCACAGTTTTGGAAGCATAGTTTGTACAGAAAAAGTGGTCGCTTGGCACAAATTACCCTGGGTTAAACCACCTATACATTTCTGTATTGAATTAAATCTTACTACCTTTTTAAAAACATGTCTATCTTAATTTCCCAAACACAATTTAACACAATTTTTTTTGTATTTGAATAATTGTAAGCAtcttttaacacaggcttaaTACCTAACAAACACTTTTAACATACAGTACGTCAGGCCTACAGTTGCAAAGGGAGAGTATTTTACTGAAACTTTCCAAAGTTTAGCAGTAAAATACCAGAATATTGTTATCATTCAAGGATTTTATATAATCTATCAAAGACTTCTAGTGgcccttttgggtacttcagattatcacggatgtctgtaattatctctggccctctttctgggattATGACATgtaaaatacactgaacaaaaatataaacgcaaccatTTCAAAGTTTTTACTGagatacagttcatataaggaagacagtcaattgaaatgaataaatgaggctctaatctatggatttcacgactgggaatacacatatgcatctgttggtcacagataccttaaaaaaaggtagtgGCTTGGatctgaaaaccagtcagtatctggagtgaccaccatttgcctcatgcagcatgacacatcTCATTCGCATAtaattgatcaggctgttgattgtggcctgtggaatgttgtcccacttctcttcaatgcctgtgcaaagttgctggatattggcgggaactggaacacgctgtcgtacacgtcgatccagagcatcctaaacatgctcaatgggtgacgtctggtgagtatgcaggtcatggaagaactgagacattttcagccttcaggaattgtgtacagatccttacgacatggggctgtgtattatcatgctgaaacatgagtaGATTGCAgctgatgaatggcacgacaatgggcctcaggatctcatcacaatATCTCTGTGCATggaaattgccattgataaaatgcaattgtgttcgttgtccgtaatTTAtgactgcccataccataaccccaccgccaccatgaacactctgttcacaacactgACATTAGAAAAGTgcttgcccacacaacgccatacattctgtctgccatctgcccagtacagttgaaaccgatattcgtctgtgaagagcacacttctccagtgtgccagtgacCATCGAAAGTGAGCATTTGCTCaatgaagtcggttacgacgtcGCACTGCAGTCGGTCAAGACACTGAGGacgatgagcttccctgagatggtttctgacagtttgtgcagaaattcttcggatGTTCAAacctacagtttcatcagctgtccgggtggctggtctcagatgatcccgcaggtgaagaagccggatgtggaggccctgggctggcgtggttacatgtggtctgcgtttgtgaggccggttggacttactgccaaattctctaaaacaacatgggaagcggcttatggtaaagaaattaacatttgATTGtcttgcaacagctctggtagacattcctgcagacagcatgacaattgcatcctccctcaaaacttgagacatctttgACATTGTggtttgtgacaaaactacacattctattgtccccagcacaagtttCACCTgtgtaatcagcttcttgatacgccacacctgtcaggtggatggattatcttggcaacggataaatgctcactaacagggatgtaaacaaatttgtgcaccacATATGAGAGAAATCAGATTTTTGTGCATATGCTTTTTTCATTAAGTAGGCTATTTGCTCTTGAACAGATAGATATGGTCTATCTACTAAAAACTTAAGGACACAGATATAACAATTTtctaatatatgtatatatgaatacttttaaaaaaagtacactaccggtcaacATTTTTAGAACACCCACTCATTCAAAGGGTTTTTTAATTTATGTTTTACTATTTACTActaagacatcagaactatgaaataacacatatgggatcacgtagtaaccaaagaagtgttaaacaaatgaaaatatattttacatttgagattcttcaaatagccaccctttgccttgatgacggctttgcacactcttggcattctcttaaccagattaatgaggtagtcacctggaatgcatttcaattaacagcttcttaaaagttaatttgtggaatttctttccttcttaatgccttTTAgacagtcagttgtgttgtgacaaggtaggggggtatacagaaaatagccctatttggtaaaagaccaatttTTTTTGAAAGAAAGTTATTGTCAGTGTTTTGCAATGATTTATACAATAATACCTGCTTGAGAAGAGAGAACATCTTTTTGCATATCTCACCTTCAAGTTTGAAAGCTGTCGCTCTGCTTTTATCCCATGTCAGACATTTTCATGACTCTCAGCACCTTTGGATACCCAAACAGCAGCTTCAGAAGTCATGGTAAAATCCATCAAATCCTTTCTATGGAGCAAGCGGGAGATCTCCAATCCTCCTCAATGTCTTTTAAACTCTGAAATACAAATATCCAACTCCATTTAGCTTTTAGGTTCTGACTTCCACTGACGGTCTCAGAATATGTCTCTAGCTGTTCTCCCAGGTTTCCCCAGCTCTGATCTGTACGCCTGGTAATGGTCCTGGAGAGCATCAGCCTATTCAAGCTGCAGAGTCAATGTAAAATTAACTCTCCTCACCTCTGATGGTGTCTCCTTCTATCCCCTCCCCTTGCAAATAAGGGATCAAGTTGGTGTCATGCACTCTAATCCCCAAGCTCTATTTAGATGTATCCCAATCTCCTCAAGTTGCTAATGTGAAAGGCTACAGAGCATGCAGAATAAGGGTAGATGGGATCATAACATGTACAGTATTCCCGGCCAACTCAGctgttttggggcggcaggtaccctagtgtttaaagcattgggccagtaaccgaatggttgatagatcaaatccctgaactgacaatgtaaaaatctggcgttctgcccctgaacaaggcagttaagccactgttccccggtaggttgtcattgcaaataagaatttgttcttaaaactgacttgcctagttaaataaaggttacatttaaaaaaaatatatatatatacagcgccgtgaaaaagtatttgcccactttctgattttctctatttttgatactgaatgttgcagatcttcaaccaaaccctaatattagataaagggaacctgagtttacaaataccaaaaaacaattggatgcttattttatttatttaatgaacAAAGTTATTCAACACCCAATTCACCGGTGTGAAAAAATATTGCCCCcatacactcaataactggtttgGCACCTTTAGcagcaatgactgcaaccaaatgcttcaTGTAGTTGTTGACCAGTCTCTCAGGCAGGACCgctttaactcagcgacatttgtgggGTTTCCAGCATGAACTGTTCGTTTAAAGTCCTGCCACCAAATCTGAATttggattaggtctggactttgacgaGGCCATTCCAAAACCTCCGATTTGTTGCTCTTCAACCAGACATAATTGTCACTTCCTGATCTGGTTCACCAgttcttgtgattgtctccacaccctccccagtgtatatatccctgtgtttcctgtctctctgtgccagttcgtgcCAGTTCTCTGTACCTGCCTTTGCCTACTCcctttgttataataaatatcgTAGCtctaccatctgcctcctgtgtctgcatttgggtctcgccttgtgcccttataataATGGGATCCACCTCGTCCAAAAAGTTGACTCAAGTTTGCCAAAAAGTACCTTGATGATCATCAAGAGTCTTGGAATAATTTActatggacagatgagtcaaaagtatagactggaatatgttccgggattgttccccatggcattgaggagtacatcacgtcagtcattggcttcatcaataagtacattgatgacattgtccccacagtgaccgtacgtacataccccaaccagaagccatggattgcaggcaacattcgcaatgagttaaaggctagagctgctgctttcaaggagcgggactctaacccggaagcttataagaaatcctgctatgcccttcaatgaaccatcaaacaggcaaaacgtcaatgcaggactaagatcgaattgtactatactcggatgtggcagggcttgcaacccattacagactacaaaggaaagcacagccgagagctgcccagtgacacaagcctaccagacgagctaaactacttccatgctcgcttcgaggcataTAACACTCAAACATGcataagagcaccagctgttccggatgactgtgtgatcacgctctccgcaggcgatgtgagtaagacctttaaacagttcaacattcacaaggttgcagggccagatggattaccaggacatgtactgcaAGCAtacactgaccaactggcaaatgtcttcattgacattttccacctctccctgaccaagtctgtaataccaacatgttttaagcataccaccatagtccctgtgcccaagaacactaaggtaacctgcctaaatgactaacaacccgtagcactcacgtctgtagccatgaagtgctttgaaaggctggtcatgacccacatcaacatcattatcccagaaaccctagacccactccaatttgcataccgccctaacagatccacagatgatgcaatctctattgcactccacactgcccttttccacctggagaaaaggaacacctatgtgagaatgctattcactgactaaagctcagcgttcaacaccatagtgccctcaaagctcatcaataagctgaGGACCCTGgggctaaacacctccctctgcaactggatttcctgaagggccgcccccgggtggtaagggtaggtaacaacacatccgcctcGATGATTtgtaacacaggggcccctcgggggtgcatgctcagtcccctcctcaaACTttctgctatccaggacctctaaaccaggcggtatcagaggaaggcccttaaAAATGgcaaaagactccagccaccctagtcatagactgttctctctgctaccacacgacaAGCGGTCCTGGATcggcaagtctaggtccaagaggcttctaaacagcttctacccccaagccataaaactcctcaacagctaatcaaatggctacacagactatttgTATTGCCCCCTCCTTCtacgctgctactctctgttattatctatgcatagtcactttaataactctaactctacctatatgtacatattacctcaatgaccTTGACTAATCTTTGtatccgcacattgactctgtactgtacccgctgtatatagtcttgctattgttattttactgcagctgtttaattacttgttccttctatttattattcatattttttaaactgcattgttggttaggggcttgcaagtaagcatttcctggtaaggtctacctacatctgttgtattcggcgcgtgtgactaatacaatttgattcgatttttgatttgattacaCCTGGCAAAACCAAGCattgcattccacagtaagaaccttataccatcggtcaagcatggtggtggtagtgtgatggtttggggatgctttgctgcctcaggacctggatgacttgccttaatagaaggaacaatgaattctgctctgtatcggataattctacaggagaatgtcaggccatcagTCTGTGAGCCAAAGCTGAAGTGCAGCAAGACAAaagatccaaaacacacaatcaagtctacataaAAATGGTTAAAAGGTAACATACTTGAAGCTTTGGAATGTCCAGACCTAATTTCAAtcgagatgttgtggcaggacttgaaatgaGTAATTCGTTCTTGAAAATCCACAAATGTTGCTGAGTTAAAGCGGGTCTGCCTGGAAGAGTTGTCCAAAATTCCTCCACCGCGATTTGAGAGACTGaacaacaactacaggaagcgtttggttggagtcattgcagctaatggtggcacaaccagttattgagtgtaaggggaaTATGACTTCTCACAcagggtgttgcataactttgtttatgaaatGAATGAAATAAGTATGTCAtttttgtgttatttgttcactcaggttccctttatataatattaggttttggttgaagatctaacattcagtaacattcagtatcaaaaatacgcAAAAAGTAGAGAAAATGTGAAAatggcaaatactttttcacagcactgtaagTGCCCTGCATAGGGTTTTAGGAAGGTAAAGGAATGTGCATTTGTGGAGCCTTTGGCCTTGACTGTAGAGAACACCTGTGCTATGCAACCAAAGGGCTTCCTGGCATGCCACACAAAGTTGACCTGTTGATTGCAGCGAGCGACGGTGAGGACCAGACGTTGAGGATCAGACGTCATGTAACACTGTTACTCAATGTTCCCAGAGAGAGATTAGCTTGGCCTATTCCCTTCATAGACACAGCACACCACAGATAAAGAGATTACAGTAAATCTAACAACAACAAGTGGCTAAAATGCAGCCCCTCATTTTCAGGTGTAGTGAACTTGTCCCTGTGCGAGAGAGAAATACAATGGGACTCCTACCAGCTGTTCGCAGTCTAGTGATAAGTAGTTAAGTGACATCTATACTGTGTCTTCTGGTATACGTTTTATGTGCTAAATGGAAAACAACATGCTTGATGTTCATGGATTTAGCCATTTATTTATTTGACACAAAAGCAACAAGGTTCATAACAGTTCTACTACTTAACCCATCTCAATTTAACCCCTACATACAGATACCTGCTACCCAAGGTGCCCTACATGTTATTCAACTCTCTATGAGGGAGACGATTAACTATTGTTTATGAACCAAATGAATGAGGTCAATCAATACACGATCATTTACGTATTGCCTTGgctggggggtggggtggggaacAGCGTCTTAATTCCTTGAATGTGGGAGTCTTCCTGGTATCTTACGTAAAGGAACAGTTagcttcctttctctctctggggaTGACTGGTGCGGGGGGGGCAGACATCTATCTATTGGATTAAGGGCTTGAATAGACACAGGCTTTGTTTACCTGGGTAGAGGACCCGTGTTAAAACACACATGCCGGTTCCCCATACGTCACCAGAAAGGGCATAAGGTTGGCAGTGTAGACAGCAGACTCCAGCAATGACAACACTCTTCTGCAGGAAAAGACCATTATTTGATTAAAGGATTAGTTCTAAAATAAATGCATGAATTCGTGAGAATTGCTGTGATACTTTTAACCCTCATTCTCTGTGAAATTAAACTCAAATAACAAATGCACTTTCAAATATAGTTAGAAGACAATGATCTTTCATATATAACTGCCGTCATGAAAATATTGTGATGGAAAATTTTATGTTGGCTTTTCTATTTTATACGTTTCTTCTAATAACCATTTTCTGTGctcatgcaagtgactgattgaaCAAATCCTCACTATCAGGGTCTGGAATTTGGCAGTACACCCAGAACCTTGTTAAGAAAAAgggatatctcagtttcaaggtctcagcttagagagaagaagccttgtgaagaaccttagagagccttttttattctctatttggttacgTCACttgggtgtgacttgggtgggcgtgacttgggtgggcaattctatgtttctatttctttgttggcctagtatggtttccaatcagaggcagctgtttatcgttgtctctgactggggatcatacttaggcagccctttttcccaccttagattgtgggatcttgtttgt is a window from the Oncorhynchus keta strain PuntledgeMale-10-30-2019 chromosome 6, Oket_V2, whole genome shotgun sequence genome containing:
- the nim1kb gene encoding serine/threonine-protein kinase NIM1, with translation MPGGQYQVSTRRRTLHSRYSLSVSSLGRQDEEEDTPPPCLSPLEKLTTKMCQDEQTIQELIVGRRIGFYKVRDKVAIKVLDKMRLDVQAQRLLSREISSMEALQHANVVRLYEVVESHSRLYLVLEYAGGGDLHTHICSDGKLSEAEAKITFAQILSAIKHMHDKNIIHRDLKAENVLYTCNGCVKVADFGFSTRVTNCSDTLDTFCGSPPYAAPELFRDECYVGPPVDVWAMGVLLFFMLTGTMPFRAETMGKLRLAVIEGVYTLPPWLPGPCQRLIRGILKPLPVERYAVDQMLGCDWLLPVEYPWTVVPPVPLNPLRLADAEPGELDEEEEEIRASLEELGVNMEHIRNNEGKDSRSPITGLYRILLHRAQKRRGAETVPVVGGLVRDPKREGLRAYRSLMHSSRLCVLQ